In one window of Nicotiana tabacum cultivar K326 chromosome 12, ASM71507v2, whole genome shotgun sequence DNA:
- the LOC142167106 gene encoding uncharacterized protein LOC142167106: MVKPILSKTPYELFRGRKPNITHLRAFGCKCFVHNNGKEALGKFDGRSDEGIFLGYSSYGLQHEDYDIGLTGEGASNQPELQSDNGSGDPKEVESDHEDQEEERTILTTNQTDETIPTDTVEPKNKKEALRDPDWITAINKLDEQGNITRNKARLVVQGYNQEEGIDYDETFIPIARMEAIRRLIAFAAHMEFTLYQMDIKSVFLNGYLNEEVFVKQPPRFESE, from the exons ATGGTCAAACCTATTCTTAGtaaaactccctatgagttatTTCGAGGAAGAAAGCCCAACATCACTCACCTGAGAGCATTTGGGTGCAAATGTTTTGTGCATAATAATGGCAAAGAAGCTCTAGGTAAATTTGATGGcagaagtgatgagggaattTTCTTGGGTTACTCTTCATATG GCCTGCAGCATGAAGACTATGACATAGGACTCACTGGTGAAGGAGCTTCTAATCAACCTGAACTTCAATCTGACAATGGATCAGGAGATCCTAAGGAAGTTGAGAGTGATCATGAGGATCAAGAAGAAGAGAGAACTATTTTGACTACTAACCAGACTGATGAAACAATACCTACTGACACT GTTGAACCTAAGAACAAAAAGGAAGCTCTAAGGGATCCAGATTGGATTACAGCCAT AAACAAGCTGGatgaacaaggaaatatcacaaggaacaaggccagaCTTGTGGTTCAGGGATACAATCAAGAAGAAGGCATTGACTATGATGAGACATTTATACCTATAGCTAGAATGGAAGCTATAAGGAGGCTAATAGCTTTTGCTGCACACATGGAGTTCACCCTGTATCAGATGGATATAAAGAGTGTATTCTTGAACGGTTATCTGAATGAGGAAGTATTTGTTAAGCAACCTCCTAGGTTTGAGAGTGAATAA